The Sphingomonas naphthae nucleotide sequence GTGATCGCGTCCGCACCCGGATAGACCCAGGCGAAATAGTCGTCGAAGCTGCCCGCGAAGACACCATAATCGGTCGTGGCGTCGGGCCAGTAGGCGCTACGGATCAGATCCGGGTCGCGCCGATCCTCCCCTCTCGCCAGCCGGGCGATACAGTCGCGAATCCGGTCGCGCTGCACCAGCGCCTGCAAACCCTCGATGTCGGCGTCCATCTCGCTCCCGCCCCCAATGCCGGCCCCGATCATCGTCGGGGCGCTGTTTCCCCGAGTCCCTACCCACTGACCAACCACGCCGCTTGACCGATTCTGACAAACGGCGAGGCTTCCGGGCGATGTGATGCGCGGCCGATCAGGGTCGCGATGGAGGAGCGGGACATGGGCAAGGCGGCAGTAAGGGATAAGCCGGCGCCGCAGCCGGACGTGTTCGATGTCGTCCATGCCCACACGCTGCGGGTCTATCCCGATCTCGTCCGGCAATTGGGCGGCGACCCGGCCGAGCTTGTCGCGCAGGCGGGGATGGACGCCGATCGCCTCGACGAATTCAGCGTCGCGGCCAATTATCGCGAGATGGTGCGGCTGACCGACCTGACCGCCGTCGCGCTGCGCTGCCCCGATTTCGGCCTGCGGCTGGCGGCGTTGCAGGGCGGCGCGATCTTCGGGCCGCTCGGCCGGGTGATGCGCAACTCCGCCACCTTCGGCGAGGCGATGGAATATGTCTGCGACCACACCTATGCCCACAGCCTGGCCGCGCGCATCTGGATCGAGCGCGACGAGGCCGAGGAGGAGACGTTCGTCGGCCACGACATCCTGCTCGACCGGATCGGCAACAAGAGCCAGCTCGTCGAGCAATTGATGCTCGTCGGTCATCTGGCGGCGGGGCAGATGACCGGCGGCTATGCCCGCGCCCGGCGTGTCCATTTCCGCCATCAGCCGAACGCCTCGATCGGCATCTACCGCCGCCATTTCGATTGCGACGTCCTGTTCGATCAGCCCGAGGACGGCATCGTCTTCTACGAACGCGACATGGCCCGCCCCATTCTGGAGCCGGACCCGCTCAGCCTGCGCGTCGCCACCGACCGGATCGAGACGGAATTCACCCAGCAGCGCGCGCCCTTCGAGGTGCAGGCGCGCGGCGTCATCATGAAGCTGCTCGGAACGGATGCCTGCACCCACGAACGGGTCGCCGCCGTCCTGGCGATCAACCCCTGGACGCTCCACCGCCGGCTGACCGCCGAGGGCAGTTCCTTCCAGAAGATCAAGGACGAGGTCCGCCGCGACCTGATGCTCTATTACCTCCAGAAGACCGACATGGGCTTCTGCCGCATCTCCGAAAAACTCGGCTTCTCCGAACAATCGGTGATGACCCGCCGCTGCCACACATGGTTCGGCGGATCACCCAGCCGGGTGCGATCGCAGGCACGGGAACTGGCGAACGCCTGACAGACCGAGCGCCAGTTCGACACCGTTCGTCCCGAGCGCAGTCGAGGGACGTTCCCCAAACGACACCGCGTGCCTCCGTGCCTCGACTTCGCTCGACACGAACGGTTGAACTTTCTGGCAAGAAACCGGGCCTGGGGTGCTGATCGCGGCGTGAGCCGTCAGCCGATCAGAAAATGCTCCATCGCCGCACTCTCGACGAACGGCCCCATCAGCGCGCGCAACTCGCCGGCCGGCGGCGTTTCCTTATAGGCGCCGTGCGCGTCCATGTCGGCCCATTCGACCAGCAGTATGAATTTGCGCGGATTCTCCACGCCGCGCCCGAAATCGATCGCGCCGACCCCCGCGACGCTGGCGAGAATCTCGACGCCGCGCCCGCGGACCGCCTGCTCGAACGCCTCCGCCTGCCCGTCCTTCACCACCAGTTCGGACCGCTCCATGAGCTTCGCCATCGCCTCATCCTCCCGTTGATCGCGGGCATATGAGCCGCAGGCGTGAGGTGATGGCCAGAGCGGCGGGGCAAACATCGGCGGGACGATGGCGGCGATCAGAAGCCCGACGACCGCAGCAGTGCGGCGAGGTGCGAGTCATCGGCATCGTAGAGGCCGAGCATCGCCACATAAGGATCGCCGGTCAGTCCCAGCGCGGCGGCGAAGGCCGGTTCGGTCTTCTCGCCGGTATGGCGCCGGTCGCGAATGGCGGTGCGGAAGCGCGGCGGCGCGAGATCGAGCAACCGCCGCTCCACCACGAAATGCCGCCAGCCCGCCTGCCGCTCGACGGGTTCGCCGACCGCGAAAATCTCGAACGGCCATCCGTCGCGCCGGAAGCGGGCAACGATCGCGTGCGGCACGACCGTCCATTGATGGATCGCGAAATCCGCTTCGTCGCGCCAGCCCGCCCATAGCCGGTCGGCGAAGGCGGCCAGATCGGTCGCGTGGCACAGAATGTCGATATCGCTGTCCGCCCGATCCAAGCCGATCGGCAGGGTGCCGGCGACATGCGGGTCGAAATCCGCAAGCCGCGCGAGCAGCCCGATCGCATCGAGCGCCTGCCGCCACGCGGGCCGGGCATCGGTGGGCGTTACAGGATTGCCAGCCACCCGCTCAGCATCGCCGGGGCGATCGGGATAATCAACCGCCCGCCAACACCGACAAAGACCACGATAATGCATTGTGCAGCATCATCGTCGAAGTAGAAGCCGATCCGATACGTTCGGTCGATGGGTGAGGACAGGCATGAGCAACGATTTTTCCGCATGGGCCGGTCGCAGCGAGCAGGCCATCGACACGCTCGAACCCGCCCGCTCCAACGCCCTGAACGCCGCGACCGGCGATCTTGCGGTCGGCGCCGCCGGCGATCCGCTCCCCCTCCTCCACCATTGGCTCTATTTCTGGGATGTCCGCCCGCCCGAGGGGCTCGGGATCGATGGCCACCCCGCGCGCGGCGGTTTCCTGCCACCGGTGCCGCTGCCCCGCCGCATGTGGGCCGGCGGTCGCCTGAAATTCCTCCAGCCGCTCCTCCTCGGCGAGCAGGTCGCGCGCACATCGACCATCCTCAAGGTCGAGGCCAAAAGCGGCAAGACCGGCGATCTCGTCTTCGTCACCGTCCGCCACGAACTGACCGGCGGCGCCGGCCTCGCGATCGTCGAGGAACAGGATATCGTCTATCGCGGCGCGGCGGCGCCCGGCTCGATCGCCCCAACCGCCACCGGCATCGCCCCCGGCGCGGCGAGCTGGCGGCAGGATGTGCTACCCGATACGATTCTGCTGTTCCGCTACTCGGCGCTCACGATGAACGGCCACCGCATCCATTACGACCGCCCCTATGCGATCGACGAGGAAGCCTATCCCGCTCTGGTCGTCCACGGCCCGTTGCAGGCGACCTTGCTGGCGGCGCTGGCCACGAAGAACGTCGCCGCACCCGTCACCGGCTTCGATTTCCGCGGCCAGTCGCCCGCCTTCGACGGCGTTCCGCTGCACGTCTGCGGCGGACCGACCGAAGACGGCGCGAGCCTCTGGACCGAACAGGGCGGCACCAGGAACATGGTCGCCACGATCCGCTGCGGGGCCGCCGCTTGAGCGCCCTGCCCCGCAGCTGGCTCTTCACCCCCGGCTCGCGGCCCGATCGCTTCGCCAAGGCGGCGGCGACAGGCGCGGACGCGTTGATCCTCGATCTGGAGGATGCCGTCGCCGAGGATCGCAAGGTCGAGGCGCGGGGCCATGTGATCGCCTTCCTCGACAGCGCGCCCGCCATCGCCCAGGCCATCGCCGTGCGGATCAACCCGCTCGGCCGCGCGGTCGGGCTGGAGGATCTCGCCGCGCTGGCCCGACTATCCCGCGCGCCGGACTATATCCTCGTTCCCAAGGCCGAGGAGCCCGCCGAACTGGCGCTGGTCGCGCGGGTGCTGGACGATGCCGGCTCGACCGCGCGGATCGCCGCGCTGGTCGAATCCGCGCGCGGCATCGCCAACGCCCCCGCCCTCGCCCGCGCTACGCCGCGCCTTGCCGCGATGCTGTTCGGCGCGGCGGATTATGCGGCGGACCTCGGCCAGCAGGTCGGCAGCTTCCAGCCCGATTTCGCCCGCGCCGCGCTCGTCAACGCCGCCGCCGGCGGGGGCGTGATCGCGATCGATTCGCCCTTCTTCGCGATCGATCGGCCCGACGATCTCGCCGCCGAATGCGGCAAGGTCCGCGCGCTCGGCTATCAGGGCAAGGCCGCGACCCACCCCGCCCAGCTCGATCCGATCAACGCCGCCTTCGCGCCCACCGCAGACGAACAGGCCCTCGCCCGCCGCATCCTCGCGGCGGCGCCCGATGGGGTCGGCGTGCTGGACGGCAAGATGATCGACATCGCCATGGTCCGCTGGGCGCGCCGCATCGCCTGAGCCGGCTCAGCCCGGCACATAGCCCTGATGAACCAGCGGCAGGCCCGGTCGCGGCCAGTCCACCGCCACCAGCATCCCATATCCCGAGAGGGTGATATAGGCCGTCCGCATGTCCGGCCCGCCGAAGCAGATGTTGGTGCAATAAGGCTCGGGTGCCTCGTGAAATTCGATCAGGCCACCCTCCGGCGAGAACACGCTGATCCCGCCATGGACGAGGCTGGCGACGCAGATATTGCCGTTCGCCTCGACCGCCATGGAATCGAACCGCTGATAGCCCTGCGATCCGCCGACGAAGCGGCCGCCGTGCGGGCTCGGCCAGGCTTCCTTGGCCAGTTCGCCCCGGCCCGTGATCGGCCACGCCCACAGCCGCCCCGTCTCGGTTTCCGAAGCGTAGAGCGTCCGCCCGTCGGGCGAGAGGCCGCAGCCGTTGGGGGTGATGACCGGAAAGGCCGCCTCGCGGATGAAGCTGCCGTCGAGCGCGGCATAGTAAAGCGCGCCGCGATCCATCAGCCGGTCATAGCTCTTGCCATGATCGGTGAACCAGAAGCCGCCCTTGCCATCGAACACGATGTCGTTGGGCCCCATGATCGGGTTGCCGTCGCATTCGGTGTAGAGCGTTTCCACCGCGCCGGTCACCAGATCGACCCGCTGGATGCTGCCGCCGGTATAGCGATCGGCGCGGCCGTGCGGGCGGGAGAAGCCGTCGTCATGGTGGATCCAGTTGAACCCGCCATTGTTGCAGACATAGCATAGGCCATCCGGCCCGATCGCGGCGCCGTTCGGCCCGCCACCCAGTTCGGCCGCCACCGCCTTCGTGCCGTCGCGCAGCACGCGGATCAGCCGCCCGCCCTCGATCTCGACCACCAGCACCGATCCGTCGGCCATGGCGATCGGGCCTTCGGGGAATTTCAGGCCGCGCGTGATCTCGCGATAGTCGAGTTTCATGGCCTCACGCCTTTCCGATCAGTTCGATGATCGCGGGGAAATATTTCGCGCCGATCCCCTGTTCGACCGCGGCCCGATAATATTCGCCCGCCAGCTTCGACATGCGCGCGTCGACGCCGGTGCCCTCGGCCATCTCGATCGCATAGCCCAGATCCTTGAGGACATAGGGCGAGGGGAAGGCCTTCTCCGGGAAGTCGCGCGGCAGCATCGCCTTCATCCCGTGATTGCGCAGCGCGAAGCTGTCGGCCGAGCTGATCGCCAGCACGTCGAGCAAGGTCGCCGGCGGCACCCCGGCACGCTCGGACACGACCATCATCTCGGCCAGCGCCGCGACATGCTCGAACAGCAGGCTGTTGTTGACGAGCTTCACCACCTGCCCGCAGCCGACTTCGCCGCAGCGGGTCACGTCGGTCCCCATGTAGCGCAGCACCGGCTCGATCCGCGCGAACAGCGCCTCGCTGGCCCCCACCATGATGCTGAGCGTGCCGGCGTCCGCCGCCGCCCGCGCCCGCGCGACGGGCGCGTCGGCGAAGGCGATGCCCTTGTCCGCCAGCGCCGCATGCACCGCGCGCGCCTCGTCCACGCCGGTCGTGCTGAGATCGACGACGATCGCGCCCGGCCGGGCCTGCGCGGCGATCTCCTCGCACACCGCCGCCACCTGCTTGCCGCCGGGCAGCGAGAGCAGGACGATGTCCGCCTTCGCCCCGATCTCAGGGACCGAGGCCGCCGCCACCGCGCCCGCCGCGACGGTCGCCGCCAGTGCCTCGGGGTTCATGTCATAGGCAAGGACCGTGCCGCCATGCTTGGCCGCGACGTTGCGCGACATGCCGCCGCCCATCGCGCCCAGGCCGATGAAGCCGATCGTGGGAAGGGGATGGCTCATGGCCGCCTCAATCCATCAACATGCCGCCGTTGATGTCGAGCGTGGTCCCGGTGATCCAGTTCGACTGCGGCGAGCAAAGGAAGAGAATGCCCTGGGCGATATCCTCGGGCTGACCATAGCGGCCGAGCGGGACATTGCCGTTGGGCGAGGGTGGCGCGCGATCGGTACAGGCCTCCCACATCGGCGTCTCGACCGGGCCGGGGGCGACGATATTGGCGTAGACGCCCTTGGAAGCGCCCGATTTCGCCACCCATTTCATGATACCATGCACCGCCGACTTGGCCGCGACATAGGCCGGGCCGGACTGGACCCCGCCGATCTTGGCCGCGATCGATCCCAGCGCGACGATCTTGCCATAGGCCTGCTCCACCATCAGCGGATAGATTTTCCGCAGGGGGTTCACGACGCCCATCACATTGATCTTGTAGATGCGATCCCATTCGCCATCGCTCGCCACGTCGAGCGACTGGTTGGAGATGGCGCCCGCGCACAGCACCAGCGAGTCGATCCGGCCATGCTTCGCCAGCACAGCCGCAACGACGCTTTCGGTCGCCTCCATGCTGGTCACGTCATAGCGGTGATAATCGACCTTCGCTTCGCCCGCGAAGGGATTGGCCTCGACCAGATCGGTCGCGATCACGGTGGCGCCGGCGGCGAGGAAGCTGCGGACGATCTCGCTGCCGATGCCGCCCGCCGCGCCGGTGACAAAGGCGATCTGCCCGTCGAGCCGGGGCGGGGCACTGATCGGAATATTGACCACGAAACTGTTCCTCTCTCTCTCCACCCCGCGCCCTCATGGAGCACAGGGTCCGTTCAGTAGATCACGCCGTCGTCCTGCAGGTTCTGCCGCTCGCGATCGGTCATTTCCAGCAGCTCGCCGAACACATGATCCTCATGCTCGCCCAGCTTCGGCGTACCACGCGCGATGCCGATCTCGGGGCCTTTCGACAGCATCATCGGCACGCCGACGGCGGCGCGCTCCTTGCCGTCGGGCTCGGCCACGTCGACGATCGCGCGGCGGGCGCGCAGATGCGGGTCGGCGGCGATCTCGGGCGTCGTCCACGAGGCGTGGGCGGCGATGCCGGCGGCCTGCAAGGTCTCGGCCGCCAGATCGGCCGGCAGGGTCGCGCTCCACACCGCCACCACCTCGTCGATCGCGGCGCGGTTGGCGTGGCGCGCGACGGCGGTGGCGAAGCGCGGATCGTCGGCCAGTTCGGGCGCATGCATGATCCCGGCCATCGCCCGCCATTCCGCATCGCTGCCCAGCGCGATCGACAGCCAGCGATCCTGCCCCTCGGCCGGGTAGACACCGTGCGGCGCCATGCGTGGATGATCGTTGCCGGTGCGGTGCAGTTCGCTGCCCGCCGCCGCCAGCAAAAGCGCCTCGCCGAGCAGCGACGACGACACCTCGCGCGCCGAGACGTCGACCAGCCCGCCCTGCCCGGTCGCGCGCCGCCGGTGCAGCGCCGCCATCACCGCGACCGCCGCGTTCATGCCGACGGTATGGTCCATCACATGGCGCATCTCGATCGGCGGGCCATCGGCATAGCCGCTCATCTCGCCCAGCCCGCCCCACGCGCCGAACAGGGGCGCATAGCCAGCGAAATGCGAATCCGGCCCGCTCTGCCCCGACGAGGACACGCACAGCATCACGATATCGGGCTTCACCGCCGCCAGCGCGGCATAGCCGAGCCCCAGGCGCCCGATCACCCCCGGACGAAAGCTCTCCGCCGCCACGTCGGAAATGCCGACCAGCCGTTTGGCGAGCGCGATGCCCTCGGGCTTCTTGAGGTTGATCCGCACCGACAATTTGGTCGAGGCGACCTGATCGAAGGTCGCGGGCCCCATGCGGCCATAGACCGGATGCGGCTTGCGGAAGGCATCGGGCCGCATCGCGCTCTCGATCTTGATGACCTCCGCGCCGAGCTGCGACAGCAGATGGGTGCAGAACGGCCCGGCATTGTGGACCGTGAAATCGGCGATGCGGATACCGGCCAAGGGCTTCGCCATGTCAGCCCCCCACCCGGGCGCGGCGATATTCGCCGAGCGCCGGAGGACCGCCGTTCAGCACGAGCGGCCCGCCATCGAAATGGAAGGGCGACACCAGCATGTCGAGCGTGCCGGCGCCGTCGATCGCGACCGGCTGGAACAGGCCGCGCACCGCCTCGTGCGGATCGCGCACCACTTCGGCCGGCGTGTAATATTTGGCGAGCGGGACGCTCAGCGCCTGCCCGTCGCGCACGATATCCTCCACCTTGCGGACCTTGGCCCAGGCGCGGATATGCCCGTTGATCTCCGGCCCGCGCCGGCTGCGCTCCAGCGAATCCGCCAGTGCCGGATCGAGCGCCCAGGCCGGCTCGCCCAGCAGCTTGACCAGACCGTCCCACTGGCGCTGCTCCAGGGTCAGCAACTCCACATAGCCGTCGGCGCAGGGCAGCACCCCGCCATAGCGGAACGAGCGTTCGATGCGATGCTCGACCGATCCGTCGCCCAGCCGCTGGATGGCGAAGGCGCCCACCGCCAGCGCGGCATCCTGCGACGCGACATCGACATATTGCCCGCCCAATTCCGGCCGCACCCACAGCGCCGACAATGCCCCCAGCGCCGCCGCGATGCCCCCCTGCATCGAGGCGAAATGGCCGAAGATCTTGACCGGCGGCCGTTCCGGGAAAAGCTCGATCGACAGGCCGTTGGGCAGCAGATTGCCCTCGCCCGAGGCGTGCTGGAGGTTGATCTCCTCCGCCTTCCAGTCCGCCTTCGGCCCGCTCGCCCCGAACGGCAGCAGCGATACGTGGATGAGATCGGGATGGCGCGCCGCCACGCCCGCCTCGTCCAGCCCCAGTGCCTCGCGATCGGCCAGCGGCGTATCGTCGATGAAGATGTCGCTCTCGCTCAGCAGCGCCGCCGCCCCGGCCCGGCCCCCGGCCGTGTCGAGATCGGCGACGATGCTGCGCGCGCCGGCCGTGAGATAGGCGAACAGCGCGCTCACGCCGTCCGTCTTCTCCAGAAATGGCGCCTCACGCCGCAGCGGCGATCCGGCGGGGCCTTCGAGCAGGATCGTCTCTGCGCCCATCGTGCCGAGCATCCGCCCCGCATAGGCGGCCGCCACGCCCGCAGCGCGCACGACCACCCGCAGGCCCGTCAAGGGTGCGTTCGCCATCCCCCTGCCCCGCCGGCCTCGCCTCAGCGCACCACGGGCAGGTCGAGGTCGAGGTTCGATCCGTCGACGAACACCTTGATGTTCGGATCGAGCGACGGGAGCACGACAGTCGCCAGACCCGGCGTGGTCAGCTCGCCGCGCTGGTTCTCGCCGGTGATCTCGATATCGACCAGCGCGTGGCCATCCTTCACATATTTGCGCGTCACCTTACCGCGCGCCCAGGTGCAGTCGCCCATCGTGTTGAAGCGGCTCATGCGGGTGCGGATGCGCTTCAGGAAGCCCGCGTCGCCCATCCAGTTGGTGATGAAGCTCGCCATCCACGCCGAACGCTGGGGGCCGTAATCATACACGCCCGGAACGCCCACTTCCTTGGCGGTGGATTCGCGGTGATGGCCGATGCCGGTATATTCGATGCCGCCGCCGGCCTCCGGGTTGCGGAAGAAGTGGCCGGGGTGCTTGACGGCATTCTTGAAGATCACGCCATGGGTATGGCCCCGGCCGCAGCCGACGAGGAAGCCCATCGTGTCCATCAGGCTCAGCGGCCCGCGCACGATCTCGGGCAGGATTTCGCCTTCCTGCACCTCTTCCCAATAGCGGACCGTGCCGCCGCGCATGTTCTTCTCCTCGTCGAGGATGGCGGCGTCGATCTTCGCGAATTCGTCTGCGGTATATTCGTGCGTCTTGATGTCGGCATATTTGCCGGCCTCGCGCGCGGCCTTGCGCTCGTGGCGGGTGCAGGTGCCGAGCGCGCGGGCGACCAGCTCGCCGCGCTGGTTGTAATAGCTCGCCTCGACATATTGCAGCACGAGCGTGCCCGAGAACTGACTCTCCTTCACGTCCACGCCGACGACGCGCTCGATCGCGCTGATGCGATCGCCGGGGCGGACGTGGCGATACATCTCCCAATCGTTGCCGGCATAGAAGCCGTGGACGCCCGGCAGGCCCCAGCGCGTGCGGCCGACCCAGCCGAAAGCCATTGGGAAGTTCGGGTGCGCCAGCATCGATCCGTGGCGCGTCAGCCGGCCCACCTCCAGATCGCGATACAGCGGGTTCAGATCGCCGATGCCGTTGCAGAAATTGCGGATCGTGTCCTCGGTGGCGTCCTGGAGATAGGGGCCTTCGGGGCGCAGCTGCATCCCGATCATATTCTCGGCCGCCTTGATCGCCTCCGGCGTGATCTTGCCCTCGGCCGGCGCCGACCCAACGTCCTGTTCGGAAATGCTCATCTCATACTCCCCATGCGGCGCGACCGCATCGCGCCTGGCTGTCCCTCGATCGCCGGATGGCCGGCATCGCCCGTGACCGGGCTGTCGCTGCGCTCGTGACGAGCACCGCCGGCGTGGCGGACGGCGAACCGCCCACCCCTCGCTCTCCTTGTGATGGATAATGCATTATCGTGAGAGCCGGTCAATCGG carries:
- a CDS encoding SDR family NAD(P)-dependent oxidoreductase, yielding MERERNSFVVNIPISAPPRLDGQIAFVTGAAGGIGSEIVRSFLAAGATVIATDLVEANPFAGEAKVDYHRYDVTSMEATESVVAAVLAKHGRIDSLVLCAGAISNQSLDVASDGEWDRIYKINVMGVVNPLRKIYPLMVEQAYGKIVALGSIAAKIGGVQSGPAYVAAKSAVHGIMKWVAKSGASKGVYANIVAPGPVETPMWEACTDRAPPSPNGNVPLGRYGQPEDIAQGILFLCSPQSNWITGTTLDINGGMLMD
- a CDS encoding AraC family transcriptional regulator, whose product is MGKAAVRDKPAPQPDVFDVVHAHTLRVYPDLVRQLGGDPAELVAQAGMDADRLDEFSVAANYREMVRLTDLTAVALRCPDFGLRLAALQGGAIFGPLGRVMRNSATFGEAMEYVCDHTYAHSLAARIWIERDEAEEETFVGHDILLDRIGNKSQLVEQLMLVGHLAAGQMTGGYARARRVHFRHQPNASIGIYRRHFDCDVLFDQPEDGIVFYERDMARPILEPDPLSLRVATDRIETEFTQQRAPFEVQARGVIMKLLGTDACTHERVAAVLAINPWTLHRRLTAEGSSFQKIKDEVRRDLMLYYLQKTDMGFCRISEKLGFSEQSVMTRRCHTWFGGSPSRVRSQARELANA
- a CDS encoding SMP-30/gluconolactonase/LRE family protein, with product MKLDYREITRGLKFPEGPIAMADGSVLVVEIEGGRLIRVLRDGTKAVAAELGGGPNGAAIGPDGLCYVCNNGGFNWIHHDDGFSRPHGRADRYTGGSIQRVDLVTGAVETLYTECDGNPIMGPNDIVFDGKGGFWFTDHGKSYDRLMDRGALYYAALDGSFIREAAFPVITPNGCGLSPDGRTLYASETETGRLWAWPITGRGELAKEAWPSPHGGRFVGGSQGYQRFDSMAVEANGNICVASLVHGGISVFSPEGGLIEFHEAPEPYCTNICFGGPDMRTAYITLSGYGMLVAVDWPRPGLPLVHQGYVPG
- a CDS encoding NAD(P)-dependent oxidoreductase, which gives rise to MSHPLPTIGFIGLGAMGGGMSRNVAAKHGGTVLAYDMNPEALAATVAAGAVAAASVPEIGAKADIVLLSLPGGKQVAAVCEEIAAQARPGAIVVDLSTTGVDEARAVHAALADKGIAFADAPVARARAAADAGTLSIMVGASEALFARIEPVLRYMGTDVTRCGEVGCGQVVKLVNNSLLFEHVAALAEMMVVSERAGVPPATLLDVLAISSADSFALRNHGMKAMLPRDFPEKAFPSPYVLKDLGYAIEMAEGTGVDARMSKLAGEYYRAAVEQGIGAKYFPAIIELIGKA
- a CDS encoding aldolase/citrate lyase family protein — protein: MSALPRSWLFTPGSRPDRFAKAAATGADALILDLEDAVAEDRKVEARGHVIAFLDSAPAIAQAIAVRINPLGRAVGLEDLAALARLSRAPDYILVPKAEEPAELALVARVLDDAGSTARIAALVESARGIANAPALARATPRLAAMLFGAADYAADLGQQVGSFQPDFARAALVNAAAGGGVIAIDSPFFAIDRPDDLAAECGKVRALGYQGKAATHPAQLDPINAAFAPTADEQALARRILAAAPDGVGVLDGKMIDIAMVRWARRIA
- a CDS encoding CaiB/BaiF CoA transferase family protein, translated to MAKPLAGIRIADFTVHNAGPFCTHLLSQLGAEVIKIESAMRPDAFRKPHPVYGRMGPATFDQVASTKLSVRINLKKPEGIALAKRLVGISDVAAESFRPGVIGRLGLGYAALAAVKPDIVMLCVSSSGQSGPDSHFAGYAPLFGAWGGLGEMSGYADGPPIEMRHVMDHTVGMNAAVAVMAALHRRRATGQGGLVDVSAREVSSSLLGEALLLAAAGSELHRTGNDHPRMAPHGVYPAEGQDRWLSIALGSDAEWRAMAGIMHAPELADDPRFATAVARHANRAAIDEVVAVWSATLPADLAAETLQAAGIAAHASWTTPEIAADPHLRARRAIVDVAEPDGKERAAVGVPMMLSKGPEIGIARGTPKLGEHEDHVFGELLEMTDRERQNLQDDGVIY
- a CDS encoding FAS1-like dehydratase domain-containing protein — protein: MSNDFSAWAGRSEQAIDTLEPARSNALNAATGDLAVGAAGDPLPLLHHWLYFWDVRPPEGLGIDGHPARGGFLPPVPLPRRMWAGGRLKFLQPLLLGEQVARTSTILKVEAKSGKTGDLVFVTVRHELTGGAGLAIVEEQDIVYRGAAAPGSIAPTATGIAPGAASWRQDVLPDTILLFRYSALTMNGHRIHYDRPYAIDEEAYPALVVHGPLQATLLAALATKNVAAPVTGFDFRGQSPAFDGVPLHVCGGPTEDGASLWTEQGGTRNMVATIRCGAAA
- a CDS encoding DUF4269 domain-containing protein, translating into MAGNPVTPTDARPAWRQALDAIGLLARLADFDPHVAGTLPIGLDRADSDIDILCHATDLAAFADRLWAGWRDEADFAIHQWTVVPHAIVARFRRDGWPFEIFAVGEPVERQAGWRHFVVERRLLDLAPPRFRTAIRDRRHTGEKTEPAFAAALGLTGDPYVAMLGLYDADDSHLAALLRSSGF
- a CDS encoding putative quinol monooxygenase, producing the protein MAKLMERSELVVKDGQAEAFEQAVRGRGVEILASVAGVGAIDFGRGVENPRKFILLVEWADMDAHGAYKETPPAGELRALMGPFVESAAMEHFLIG
- a CDS encoding CoA transferase — translated: MANAPLTGLRVVVRAAGVAAAYAGRMLGTMGAETILLEGPAGSPLRREAPFLEKTDGVSALFAYLTAGARSIVADLDTAGGRAGAAALLSESDIFIDDTPLADREALGLDEAGVAARHPDLIHVSLLPFGASGPKADWKAEEINLQHASGEGNLLPNGLSIELFPERPPVKIFGHFASMQGGIAAALGALSALWVRPELGGQYVDVASQDAALAVGAFAIQRLGDGSVEHRIERSFRYGGVLPCADGYVELLTLEQRQWDGLVKLLGEPAWALDPALADSLERSRRGPEINGHIRAWAKVRKVEDIVRDGQALSVPLAKYYTPAEVVRDPHEAVRGLFQPVAIDGAGTLDMLVSPFHFDGGPLVLNGGPPALGEYRRARVGG
- a CDS encoding FAS1-like dehydratase domain-containing protein, encoding MSISEQDVGSAPAEGKITPEAIKAAENMIGMQLRPEGPYLQDATEDTIRNFCNGIGDLNPLYRDLEVGRLTRHGSMLAHPNFPMAFGWVGRTRWGLPGVHGFYAGNDWEMYRHVRPGDRISAIERVVGVDVKESQFSGTLVLQYVEASYYNQRGELVARALGTCTRHERKAAREAGKYADIKTHEYTADEFAKIDAAILDEEKNMRGGTVRYWEEVQEGEILPEIVRGPLSLMDTMGFLVGCGRGHTHGVIFKNAVKHPGHFFRNPEAGGGIEYTGIGHHRESTAKEVGVPGVYDYGPQRSAWMASFITNWMGDAGFLKRIRTRMSRFNTMGDCTWARGKVTRKYVKDGHALVDIEITGENQRGELTTPGLATVVLPSLDPNIKVFVDGSNLDLDLPVVR